A window of Daucus carota subsp. sativus chromosome 2, DH1 v3.0, whole genome shotgun sequence genomic DNA:
TGTAGACTTCCTTGCTAATTGAATACAACAGTATCTTCTTTGCCCATTCAGGGGGATTTTTCTCCAAGGCTTCATGTACCAACCTTCTAATTCTAGCTCCTACATTAGTAGGTAGCTTTCTTACGGGCTCTAGCACTCGTGCCCAATCAGGGACTTCACTGTCATTGTCTGCGACGATTTTCAAAGCATCTGATGCATCAGATTCATTCTGGTCTATGCTAAGAACATCATCTTTACTTTTCAATGAGCCATAAACTTTCTTGGAAGCCTCTGCAAGAAGCTGATAATCGCATATATTAGAGTACCCTTGTtcaaaaaacatatttcatagtAGCCCCCGGAATGtgcaaaaaaatgtaaaaaaattggGCACAGCTGATGATATATTAAGCAACACAGTACATATAGCATGCTAATTACTTGTACTGCCACTTATGAAAATATTGCCAAAAATGATTTCTCAACCATTAATTGTCGCCTAGTCCAATATAAAACTTAATATAAGTAATGCAGAATATTCTATGCACTAGCTTTAACAATTCAATTAATgtttatgattataattttcaataaaaggCAAATAAATATCAACAAGATAAGCAGGAAATAATATCATATGTTTCAGCAAGAAAATGAGACTTTGATCTTACAAGTGCATCTGCCTCCATTGCAGCAACTCCAGTAAGAGATCCACAAAGGGGGCCACCATCACCTTGTAAGCAGTGGAAAACCCTCCCACTCTCTCTGGAAATGATCTCCGTACAATCAAGGTTTCCCTCCATGGACAATACAGCCAGAACGTATCTTCTAGCCAACTCTGGCCAGGTTAGGTCATTAATTGGGAGCGCGTCGATTTTTGCCTTCTTTGCAATATTCGAGTTCTCTGAATCTTTCTTCTTACCTCGTTTTGACTTGAATTCTCCAGTATCAAAATTAGGATCCACATGTGGTGCAACCTTGATGAGCAATTCACTTATTAACGTGCTCAGCAGTGAGGTATGAGCGTTGGTCAATATAACACCAGTACAATTACCATGAGTTCCCATACATGCTAAAAACTTCTCAGCTACTACTGGAAAGTAGTTGCTGCAGGATGACTTGGCATGATTATTTATCATGTGGTTTCTGTAGGAATTGGCATCTACAACATCTTGTGTTCCATTTGCTAGCTTCTGTGGAGGGGGAGGATTGTCTAACCATGGATTAATAAGTTCGCACTCAAGTTCCTGGAGGGAGAAGGGTTTTTCAAGTCCTAAAACATCTGAGAAACGTCTAGAAAATTCCCAAACCTAAACATCAGTAAAAACTATAATGAGCATGTATAATGAGTGGGTTAGTAAGTAGACATTAAGGAAGAATATATGTCAACAAACCTGGAGAACATCACCAATTAACTTTACAGGAAGCTTAGAGCAAAAAGGCTTTCCCAAAGGACGACGAGCTCTTATTTCAAAGTCTTCGATTGCCTTCTTTTTACGTGCTTCACAAGTTTTGATGAAAGTAGTTGACTTTTTCTTGACAGGTGCATCAGACATCCTCTTAGCAACAAGAAATCCAGTTCCAACTGTTTGCAAGATTGATTTTGGACTTCTTTTATCTAGAAATATATATCCTGGACAATTACGAACCTCAGGTAACTGTTCCAGTAGTTCTTGAACAAATTCAAGATCTAATCCAAATCTATCCTGTTGTAACCACTTCTTCAGCATCTCAGAAGAAGCATTAAAATCTTCAATGCTCTCAAAAGAGTGTGGGATGTTAACAGGGCCACAAGAACGAGAAAACTTGGAAAGCAAATCTGCATTTTTAATTGCTTTAAAATAACTTCTATCCACATTATGCCCACACCAAAATTGCAGAACACCTGTTTTCTTAAAAGCCTCGCGGCAAGCAGTAAGAAAAGTTGAGGCAACCTTTTCCCATacagatgatgatgattttccttCCACCATAAACTTTCCAATACAATCCCCTGGCCCGGCGCAATAAGAAGTTTCATTGCGAGATCTCTGGGGATGCCAGTCAGAAGATGTTTTGCGATTCACTTCTTGACAACTAGGGTCCTTAAAAGCAGGGGTGCCTGACAAGAGATTGTCATCCAGACACGGAGGGGCATGTTCGGTTAATAGCATTTGCATACTTGTGTATTCTTCATCATTAGCCTCGCTGATAGAATTATCACTCTCGCTTCGCTTACAAACAACTGTTGAACAACTAGGGATGTACTGCTCAGTGCATGGATATCTTTGCACCTTGAAAAGTGGGCCATCATCACCACCTTCCAAAACATCAGAGACAAAAACAGATCCAGTAATTTGGTCATGCCAGCAAGACTTATAACCCACCGGCCATATGTGGCCAGAATCATGATATGAATTCCGTTGATCAACCTTGCCTGCATGAATTATATACAAGTCTTCAAACTGAACCGGGAATCCTTCCTGCTTTGCcgagaaaaaatataaaaaatatatcagtaTATAGCATGTAGAATGGGAATCCTATATTATTTTCTTGCATTCATACAGAGTCAAGTTTAAAATTATGTCAGGGGCAGTATTGCAGGACCAAAGATTGATACATGACCAGCATAACTTACACAAAACTTTTGATGTTCAGGGTCGTCGATCTTAATTTTGTCGAGTTGCGGTGATCTTATGCTTTGAGTTAATCTTCTAACATCAGCATTTATGATCTCAGCACTTAGGGAGGACTTCTCACCAAGAAATTCCTGCTGAATATTTTTAGCCGCTCTACTAGTATCAACCCCCAAAAAAACTTTTGACTCTTTTCCTTTGTGGCCTTTTTCTGATAGGGTAACTCCATCACCTCTGCTGTCAGCTTCTAATGCATGTGCATTAGGTATGAGCCCAAGATAGATAGCAACAGCCGACACGGATTCAAACCTTCTTCCACCTGGGGCAAAGTATATTGGAAGAGTTTTGCATCTGACTGGGTAATAGTAAAATTCCACATACCAACCATCTCCCAATACACCCTTTTTTCCTAAGACAAAATCTTTAAGATCTTGTAAATAGATCTCTTTTGCTCTATCAGAGGCAGGAGTCAATACTGGCCTTTCATGGTGACTAGTTTCAAGTATCGCATCAGGCTTGAATCTTGTATCTGCATTCCCTGGCATTCTGTTATGGTTTAATCTGTGATGGAGTGGAGCTTCATACATTGACATAGCATCATCAGTCGCACATTGAGAAGgcttttgaaaatatattccaCTTCCCATGTGAAGCGACTGTAAGTATGAAGCTGGAGTATTAAATGAATGGCCGGAAACTGTGTGATGGGGAACTGAGGTATCACACGAAGCCTGCATCCTGCAACCATAAGAGATGAGGCATTTAAATATTGCAAGATCATCAAATTCaaacaattaaataataaataaaaggaACGGTGATCCATAGATGGCAAGACCGATAAATCAGATCATTATACAGGTTTCATTCAGTTGGCTTACTTGTAATTAATACTGGTACCACTGACAACCCAATAAGAGCATAAATTCATTAACTACACATAAAACGAACATCGAGGATTCCAAATCTTATATCCTTAGGTTGATTTTTTTTCCACCTTTTGAAGATCATGTTTTCTATACATATTATCCGATCTAGTGTTTAACTAAGGCAGAAATGCACCAAGGCGCAAGACAAGACTAGAGCTTAGGAGCAAGATActaagaagaaaaaaataatattattaatgagattgTTTATACAAGAagcatatacatacaaataaattttatctACTCTTCTGATATAAGATTTATAAGCTTTTTCTTagttatacagaaaaagaatcGCGCATGGCGCGCCAACTTAACACTGCTTCAATCTATAATGTATTGACAGTACAGATTATTAAGAACTGTTAAAGTTTGAACGTAGCTTCACAAGAATAATAACTTGTAGCGaagtaaattttaaacaaatggcAGAAAGAGGGGCTAGTATCTATAGTTCTCTGGACTTCAATGGAATCCTTGGAGCAAATTTGAAGACAATGGAGAAAACATGTGTGCTGATACTCACTTGGTCACttgatgatttaaatttattttcccttccatatatactattaattatttaaacaatGATCTTTACATTTAATACACATAAGTTCCTTCCAAACAGGGGCCAGAATCTAgattacaaacccaaattcAGTGTATCAAAACAAGTttctatcatttttttaaattccaACAACAAATATACATGCCTTTTGATTTCTTATTGCTGGTGACATGTTTCTAGACTATTAAAGTAAGAAGAAGGGTGTCTGTCAACCATGAGAATTTCTAGCTTCTAACTGAATGGAAATTTCAAGCAATTAGTGGCAAGTATCCTGGTATCATGGTTCCTACTTAAATTCTCTCCTGTTCATAGTCGGTTGTTCAAATATTTGCATAAATCGAAAGTTTCAGTCAGTTCCACACTAAACTGGTTGCAATTGATATGTAATTGATTAACAAAATTGACAGTATGCAATGTATGCCTTAAAAAGCATTTAATTAAACTAGAACAGAAACATTAACAGATCAGTACGCGATGCGCATACTCATAACAGAGATTTTACTTTCAAGTGTCAACACACTAAGAACACTGGCCCATAATGTGCATTTGATTAACAAAATCGGAAAACATTAACTGAAAAGAACGCAATGCGCGCCCAGTATAGAAGCATTAACCAACTGGTACGCAATGCGCGcactcaatataatttttttccttgtGCTGATTCAAAAACACAGTTTTTACTCTCAACACGCGAAGAACACGCGCCCTTAATGTGCATTTAGTTAGCAAAATTGACATATATCAACTGACCAGTATGCAATGCACACACactttaatttacaaaaataaaagcaTTAACTGATCAGTACACCATAAACTCAATTCAACACATACATCACTTAAAATGAGCTTGATTAAGTTCCAACACAAACAGTCAAAAGAAATGCAAACACAATCAAAATTACATACAAAGAATCGCATACTACCTTTGATCATATTGCTCCGGTTGGCGATGGATCCCCAAACTGGCCCCACCGTAACTAACTCCCAGAAACTGCACTTCCTCTTCATCAGGAGGCGGAGGCGCATTCATATCCAACAGCCTCTCAGCACCGCCAGCTCCCGCCTTCTCGGCATTAGAACTACTACCACTGCCGCTACCGCCAGCACCATTCCCCGCAAACAAACACCCGAAACACTTCCAATCATCAACCTTGTGCTTCGTCCCCATACATTTCATATGAAAACATTTCCCACACCTAACGCACGCCTGCATTTCCCCTTCCACTTCGCCAGCAGCCTTCCGGCACGAGCCGCACACTCTCCCGCCGCCTCCGCCTCCGTTCTTCTCCACCGGCGACGCCGCGGGCGGCGGAGACTCGTTAAGATCGAAGACGAAAACTGATTTACCACGCTCCATTCTCACTCAATTTAACTCACAGCATTACAAACATACAACACCACAGTTTTTTCTATgtatacataaaataaataaacgaaAATAAAGTTGTTATACAAAAATTTGAGATCTTTGAGGTAAATTAAGAGATGAATTGAAGTGAATTGGGGGAGAGAATGAGAAACAGCAGATTGCTCGATATCACCGACTGTGTTCGATgagatatacatacatacagtGATGtacgtatatatatacacatgaaaTTTATCTGTATAGGTGGGGGTTTTAGAAATGTAACGTATGTTTGAGAATGGACAAATTTGAGTTGAAAAAGTTGAAACAAACTAGTTTGGCCTGAAGCTGGAGGAGACCGGGGTTTGGTTACTCGTCTCGGGAGCTGTGAAACTAGTGAAATCACTCAAATACCCTTGTTTTTTTGCTTTGGATAATGTAATTAGTTTATGTTGTGTGATTAATCTGCATCCTCGACTAATCACACACTCAATatattattctcatttttattACATGAGAGTAGTATGCAttccaaaatattaaattttaaatattgatcTAATGTTTCAAAGTAATAGTTTGTCTTAACTAGTTTTGACATTAATACTGGTGTTATGAGTTAATGTTGTGTAATTAATATGTATCCCCAACTAGTTACATATTCAATACTATTAAATTTTGGATACTATTTTTATATTGaggataattataaaaaataatgagtTTTTCTTATTTATCTCGACGAAATTTTGAAGTTAAAGTTGATGTAATGGTTGTGTGATTAATGTGCATTCCCAACCAattacatatatgatattaaattttgattcttACTTCCATATCTCAAAATAATAGTACTCCCTCTATTACCCTCCTTTATTTACGAtactttttgacacgtttttCCACGCTCAtctaaagtatagtttcataatatattttttaaaattttttgttttgtataaaagtttgatatttaaacttttattcaaaaaaaaatttgaaaaaagattatgaaactatactttataagagtctcaaaatgcgtgcaaacagtgaacgtaaactacTTAGAGGGATGGAAGGAGTAGTAGTTTATCTCGACTAAATTTTGACATTAAGATTAATGCAATTGATCGATAGTGTGTGGTTAATGAGCATCCCAACTAATTACACacttgatattatattttggatttgatCGATAGTGTGTAGTTAATGAGTATCCCAACTAATTACACacttcatattaaattttagattttactCTCGTGTCGCAAAATAATAATCTCTTTTATCTATCTTGTTAAAAATTGGCGTTAGAATTAGTGTATAAATTAATGTGTGTGATTAATGTGCATCCCCAACTAATTAACACTCAATGTTAAATTTTGGATACTACTCTCCTTCAAGTAATGAGTAATGCTACGTACctcacaatctgctttcaattttttttcccaatattttttacatgataAAGAAATGACACATTTTAATTGGGTGATTTATATGCATATACAGGGTTTCGTCTGAGTGGAGCATTtcactaaaataatatttcctctattttcaaataaaataacgTTTTATTTTTAGACAAACATCTTAATATGCTGACCTCGAATTTATATCTGAGGAgatatcatatttatattttattttttaaatttaatattacgtGTTCTAGTGGGTGCTTGGATActattgaaaattgaatatataaactattaaagatattatattatatttataaaattcattgtTGTACATTCCAATTTCTTTATGCGTTTGTTTGTTCACTGGAAGCGGCTTCTTGCTTCCGCTTCTGCTTTCTGGTTCTTTTCCAAACATCTTatcaacttatttatttttaacttttaattcacttcttcactttaactaagaagtcacttcttttaaactccTCGGACAACCCTACACCTATATCTGTGTGGACAAACCGATGCATAtatctattaatatttttaaaatttcatcagGATACATTTATatcttagaattttattatttaaaataatctataatattaattctGCGTTTTTGAAATCAATTGTGAATTGTTGATTTTCATAAACAACATGAACTGCAAAATGAAATGGTGTAATGGATAATTGGTGGGGTACTAAGGAATTTAGCAATTAAAAGGAAATATATCAAGGGGCAAAAACGTCAATTGGATAGGGTGTTGTCGGAGGAATAACCTCAACGCATACAAGAGGCGTGTATTGTGTACTGAACAGAAGTGATATTCGTATTCCCAAAGTGTGATTATCTCGTGAACGAAAGCCGAAGTACTCTACAAACATATCTCGTCTTTTAATTACATCACTAGTGTGTTTATTCTATTTTGTACTGCTTGCTTTCTATCGATCTTTATCTATTTGTTACACCTTGTATCGCAtgcattttattttcaaatttgtattactttttcaattttagtaaaatatttcGAAATAAAATATGCCATTTCACTGGAAATGtttctataattatatttatttaaaactatttaatCTTGTGAAAACTGGGTCTCAATGCCCACAAAGAGTTCTCCGATtagaataatttaatatataaaatagttatCACAACTCTGCGAATATAAAATTTAGCcgcttataaaaaaaaagatttagccaCTATACTTACCAAAAAAATCCCAAATTTATTATCGCATTTTATCCCTCAACAACCTTTTCTCATCTTTGttctcaaatttgaaattttattaactttatattataaacacgGGTGATAAAGCTGATTAAATTATACACTAacgatattttattttatttatttatttgtatgttCATTTGTTATAATGATCCAAGTAGTTCTAAACGGAACACAACTTTTCATTTTTCTCATCCATGCCTAGGTCCAAATTTGTGTTTGAAAATTTAGTATATTTATTTCGGATATTTTTGTGTGCACACCCActtttcataacttttttttttttggcatttTTCTCATCCAGACCTAGTAGCCCACAATTATCTTTGagaatttgatatatttatttcgGATCTTCTAATGTGTACATAACCCTTCTTTATTTGagtgatagatttttttttttggattccgTCCTCAATTAAATTTCTTCTAAATAATAGTGGTTTGTAGTGTATCCATAAACACATATTAGTAATatcctttgattttattttttattttaaggataTACGTATGGTTCGGTTTCTTTTTTGGGTACATTTTCAAACTCATCAAAAATAGTTATTggtctctaattttttttggatttcacgAAATTTTTACTCCGTTATCTTTCGTTTAACCACTTCAtcaatttttgtttctttttttttaatactttatatatttttataactcCAATATCTGAATCATATGTACTCCCTTCGTCATAgtcaattctttacgtttggtttagACACGgaagttaagaaatatatatataaaatagtgaaaaagagaaaacaAAGGGGTGAATTGGTGAGACTCATTGAACTTTAATGTTAGAGTGACAGTtcagtaaaagtagtgtgaaaaaataaaaaaaaatatgtgaaatgGTGGAATTATTActgtttttaataaattttgaaatgttaaGAGTGAGACATCGTTTTAAAAACCATAAGAAAATGACAGAGACAAATGAAGTATAAACAAAAGGACTGGACGGATGTATTATTAAACGGGCAGCATGTACTCGAATATTTGAGAAGAATTGCATCGCGATTCGCGACCCAAGCATCCaagaaacaaaactagtctgcaGCCTACAGGAGATAACAAGGTAGGAATAGCACATCTCATGACTTTCTTACTTTCTTACTTTGACAGGGACAGGTGTCATCAGCCTCAACAGATATATTGCGTCAATTTGATAAACATCAACTATACACATGAATCGGGTCTAAAAAAGTCGCTCATATTGCGTCATGAAATTTGTTACGAATATGATAACAGTATTAATGGTTACCATTGGACTGGGCTACAATTTGAAATTTCAACCCAAATGATTACATGGGCCGGTTGGGGTCATGATATATTGATATTCGTAAAAAATTATCAGCTTATTCCCTTTAGGGGATTAATTTTTCTTGAATGTGCaggtataaataaataaataaatatataaataggtAAATATTCTCAACATGGCTGACAAACTCGTCAACGCTGATGCCTTCGGTTTATTTGTACTTTGGTGTAATTTTTTCccgaccaaacacaacataacaaTTCTCCGGCAGTTGTTCTTAACGGGTACAGTCAGTTTTCGAGAGCAAGGAAATTTCTTTATTCAGATACAGTCAATGTTATAAAGCGAAAAAACAAGTACTGACAAAAGTCCTTATTCCTTTAATTTCGTGTCACTTGTTTTCAACTAAAAGATACAGCCATTCCTTACTAAGGCACGTCATAAACCAGAAGAGTTTCATCGTCACCATCAGGCATCAACACGAAGGCAGGGCCGGTTTTTGAGGCGTGCAAGGTGGGCTGACGGCACAGGGCCCCAAAACTATAGGGGCCTCAAAATTTAGAAAtcaatgttttatttaataaaattaaatttcgaaaatgaaattgaaaattaaaaattatatatttattttaattatgtttatttatagataaataattacataatctaatagattagtttattatgtttatttgcattttaaatcttttatgttgtatctttactttttatataataatttctcttttattaaatgttttcataatgtttttacatatgatattttttcatatgtactataaatttcattcttttcaatgacatatagatatatctcatataaattcatattaattttgtttaaaatattaaaattattattatttaataacattatttatcttattttaagtgatatgttttaattttataaaaaaataatatttttattatttatttatttttataatatacatattttttattattatttgaggcCTAATTCATATTATAGCACAGAGCCCCAAAATTCTTCCAGACGGCCCTGCACGAAGGATACATCGCAAGCCCTTCTCCTTGCCTACAACCATGCAGGATTCTTTACCGGCATAACCACAGCCTTAACTTGCAAGTAGTTATTCAAACCATAAACACCCTTTTCTCTGCCAAGACCACTCATTTTATATCCACCGAAAGGTATTGCAGCGTCAAATGTATCATAACAGTTGATCCAAACTGTTCCAGCTCTCAATGCACGCATCATTGTGTTGGCAGTCTCAAGGCTCCGCGTAAACACTCCTGCAGCAAGTCCATATCGAGTGGCGTTCGCCCTTTCTATCACTTCATCCAAAGTCCTACACACAGATCACATTGTTTAACAAATGTAGTCACACATACAAAATATTGATATCTTGTCAATGCATGGTGATGTTTTATTACGCTCACTTGAATTTTAGTATGCTCTGAACTGGACCGAAGATCTCATCTTGTGCAATCATCATATCATCCTGATATACATCAACAAGTAAAGATAAAGAGTTTGTCTGTTTTACTTATTTTACAGTGAAATCTTTACAAATATGCTCTAAAAGAAATTACCTGAACGTTAGAGAATACGGTAGGCTTAAGATAGAATCCCTTCTCGCCAATTTTATCACCACCAGTTTCAAGCTTAGCTCCACAATCAATTCCAGATCTTATATAATACAGGATCTTTTCGTATTGAGCAGAGTCAATCTGGTATAACAGAAACAGCAGTATCTCAGGAACAATTCAAGCAGTTTAATATGATACATATAGTAATTTGAGAACACAATGAGTTTAATTACTCAGTAAAACCTTTTCCTAGGATATTTTTACAACACTTTCACCTAAAAAAAAAAGTGCCACGTGATCTCATTTCTTCCACCTACTATCCACATTGTTTCCGTCTCCAAGGAGTTTTTTTGACTGTTCTGGCTTTGTTCCTGGCTTCATGCCAGGTTTTCCAGCCAAATTGACCACATTGGGGAAGGGGTTGATGTTTCGATAAACAATGTCAAGGGTCTAATTGGATATCTGAAAACCGGtcaaaatattgttttagcAGAAAATTGTTCATGTTTGTGCCTTACATGTAATACGCTCAATGACCATTCTGACAGCCATGTTCAGGACTGGACACGTTTTATTAAACCTTAAAAGGCAGAAAATGCAGATAATGTACCTAAAAGTTGATTAAATAACCGGAAAAATTATTATATGGATTTTCAAATCCTTTTTCCGAATCGCAGGACTTCCAGCCGAGTTTAGTGATGTTAGGGAGAAGGCTGAAGATACAATTGAATAGGAAAAGACAAAGACAGAAGTAATTAGTAGGGGTAAAATGTACACAACATAGGCTAGGCAAAATTGCAGTTTTAGgatttaatatgttcatgcttGCAACTTAAAATTTCCAATGTaaactttattaaattaaaaggtTGATGAATATCCACAGACTTGGTGTGAAACTAGTTATTCTTTCCCCTTTACTGTAGATAAACAAATGGAACAGCATTACCTGAGGACCTTGTTCAGTTCCATCCCTAAATGGATCACCAACAACACGATTTTGTGCACGAGCTTTTGCTTTCTCTACGAATTCATCATATACCCGCTCGTGAACATATGTACGGGAGCCTGCACAACAGCATTGCCCCTGCAGATTTTATGGATTTGTTCAACTGTAACTGTTGTCATTCATGACTTAGGAGGCACCAGTCACCACAATAGACTAACGAGCTACCAAATGACCTACCATGTTAAAGAAGAGAGCTTCGTGGGCTAGTTCAACCGCTTCATCAATGTTTGCATCCTCACATACAATAAAAGGGGACTTCCCTCCAAGTTCTAAAGTCACCGCCTTTAAATTGCTATCAGCTGATGCAGCAAGTACTTTCTTGCCAGTTTCAGTCGATCCGGTAAAAGCAAGCTGCAAGCAGAGTTCTATAAGTGTTTAAAGGTGTTGTAAGAGCTGATCCAGGGCAAAGAAGATCATATAGAGAAAAGTAAAACAATCACAGGACCATTCAGAAGCTTTATCAACTATCTCTCGTTCTATGTATTGAGGTTTTCTTGCAGAGATTAGTGCAGTTACTTGGTCAAATGCATGAGGAGTCACCAGTAATGAGTTAAACTTGACTTTCTTAGCGATTGCACAAGAATCTTATTCTTAATACTGCATAAAAAAACATTCATAAATTTGCCAAGATGATGTCTATTGAAATTCAGGTTACCTTGTCCACATCCATATGGAGGCATAAAGCAGCACCAGCACCATTCCCATGCCCAGAAACAATGTTCAAAACTCCTGGGGGAAGGCCAGCCTGTAACAAATATAGTGAGATTAT
This region includes:
- the LOC108208439 gene encoding benzaldehyde dehydrogenase, mitochondrial-like, with product MAARRISSLVTHQRSFSPSIALLSSGRLCHRISQYSTSTIEEPVKPPVEVNYSKLLIDGQFVDAVSGKTFPTIDPRTGEVIAHVAEGDKEDIDIAVAAARKAFSKGPWPKMIAYDRSNILLRFADLLEKHNDEIAALESWDTGKPFKQSALVEVPMLTRFFRYYAGWADKIQGLTVPVDGSYHCQTLHEPIGVCGQIIPWNFPLLMYGWKVAPALACGNTVVMKTAEQTPLSALYVSNLLLEAGLPPGVLNIVSGHGNGAGAALCLHMDVDKLAFTGSTETGKKVLAASADSNLKAVTLELGGKSPFIVCEDANIDEAVELAHEALFFNMGQCCCAGSRTYVHERVYDEFVEKAKARAQNRVVGDPFRDGTEQGPQIDSAQYEKILYYIRSGIDCGAKLETGGDKIGEKGFYLKPTVFSNVQDDMMIAQDEIFGPVQSILKFKTLDEVIERANATRYGLAAGVFTRSLETANTMMRALRAGTVWINCYDTFDAAIPFGGYKMSGLGREKGVYGLNNYLQVKAVVMPVKNPAWL